Genomic window (Pyrus communis chromosome 13, drPyrComm1.1, whole genome shotgun sequence):
gcCGCGACGGAGATTCTGTTACTTTATCAAGCCGCAGTTTGTGACAATCACCTTCGCGTAAGGCCGGTTGAATCCTCTTTCTGCCACAACAGCTCTCTTATCTCCGATCAGCTTGGCCACCCTGCCAGCCACCGGAAGGGGATGGTTAGTGTATGTCATCACAAATCGGGAAAGGCAATATGTAACAATACAGAGGTGTAGTACTCACCTGAAATACGGTGAACTAGTGTTCTCCTGCACGGTTTTTACCTGCCCCAGCCTCTCCACGACCTCCTTACCTTCTAAGACTGTTCCGACCACCAAAGCTGAAGCATCGAGCTCAGGCGAATCCTTCGTAGTGATCACGAACTCCGTTCCATTCGGGGCTGTCCCAACCTCCTCCTGATCAATCTCCAGCTTCCCTTTCCGCGCAACCAGCTTTATCTTCGGGGGTGGTTTCAACGGGTCTCTCACGATAATGCTCACAGTTCCGGCCTTGTTCTTGATGCCCGGACACTTTTCGTTCAATCTCTCCCACTCTTCATTGAGACTATCAACTTCCAAATTGCTTCCTGTCTTCTTTGCGAGCTCAGCGTCTACACCGAAAGATCTCACTCCGCCATGCTGAACATAGTTGGGCATAATCTTAACGAACTCTTTCCTTCTGTAGCTAGTGCCAGCAGCTCCGCTGACAAGACTACCGAATCTAGCAGCGCCAACTGGAGCATCATCTTCATGTAGCCCAATTATAATCCGACCAACAGGTTCTCCGTCAATGGATATATCGAGAAATGCACGCTTTGTCGGGCTTCTATCAATGCAAGTGGCACTCGCAGTAGTGTGTGAAGTTTCTGCTGCTTGTTCATTGCTATTGGTGTCTTCCAAGTTCTCGGCTCGTGCTTTAGACGGCAACAAACCCTCTACGCTCTGCGAGCCGAGGAGGAGAAGTAACAGAGAATTGCTTCGAATCACGAGCTCTCTGCGCGATACTTTGCTGCACTGTTTGATGGAAGGAAAAGATGAGGAAGTGGATACGCCTTGGAGTTGTGGAATGGGCGGCGGAGGAGGCGGCGATGGTGTTGGAAGATGAAGGCATTGAGTGGAGGTCCTGGACGATTGCAAGAATTTCGGGCTTGGTAACATCTCTgttttggaagaagaaatcttcctacaattttctttattctCTTTCTTTTGGACGTGGAGATTTTTCGTGGTTAAGAAAGACCCAAAGCTTATCCAAATGCATTGGAAGGTCCAAATTTTGTGGCCTCAACATACGACAACGGTCAATCCGAAATACCAATGTGGATTAGGCTAGTTCGTCGGGGAAATGTGCCCACCTTTTTTGCAACTATGTTCAGTCTCTTTATCCGTAAATTATAGTAGCTTAGAATTTCACCTTGTAAAGAGGATGCAATCTAAATTTGAGCATGCTGAAACAGATTGAAAAGAGAGCGAATTGTTGAATCGGATTGAGAAGTTTAACAGCCATATTTGGAACAAGAAATCTCAATCTCAGCTACTTGGGATGCAACAGAACGTTAATTACAAACGAAAGAATTGGTCTTTCGTCGAGCAGATCTGTGCCGCTTAAAGGttaaaacaaagctttttagTAGTAGCCAACACCTTTGAGCCCCCATTTTGGTGATTGCTCAGCACCATCACCTTTGCCCAAAAACACAAGGCGACCTGCGAATTACGggcaaaagaatgtatcaaCAGATGAGAAGTATAACATATAGATATTCAGGTTGAGTATACAAAGCGTATCTTAGACAATGTAAATAGATAAGTACATACCGTTTCTGCGAATAGAAATCTCTCTAACTCGTCGAACAAGCCCACTAACCGGATCAGCGAAGATTTTGGTCTCCAGATTACCTTCCACATATATAATCGAACTGcaacatatcaaatttcaatatgtCATCGCCAACTGCAGAAACGATTATCTCCAAATATCAAAACCAAAGTTCTGAACTTGAGGAAGGAGGCCATGATCACCATAAGAAAGAAGCAGCGGAGTTAAGTTATGACAAATTATTGCAAACGCAAAACAGACACATTCTTTGCAATGACAAACCAGAATGTTAGTAGAACGGCAACTTCAAACCTCAAGCCAAAGAATCTGTTATTTACTTTCCTTCATCACGTCCAGAATTACGGCAACTCAAACAACTCTTCTTCCATCAATTTGATGCATCACAAAAGACACTATTCCCCACTCCCTCTATACGTCTCTACCTGGTCACTATGTTACAATTTCGACTGATTCCAGCAAACCGTCCTTACTTCCTAATGTTCCATTTTGAATCAAATACCAAAAATTGCTCGTAACCCTTCCAACTTCTGCCGATATCAACAATTTTCCTAGTCTCCATTATACAAAAGCACTACCAAATCTTCCTAATCACACAAAAGCTAGTCCAAATCCATTTTACACACATTTGTACAAAAACAATTCATCcttttttcagaaaacacgatctgttttacataaagaTGGTCATATATCATACACAATCAGAAAAAGTAACGCAAATTAGAACATGATAACAAGCTGTAGAAAAAAACCTCTCACCCAGGCACAGCATTCTTCATGGCAATCATGCTAAGCCGGTCCGGATAAACGCACACGCGGTGCCACTGGACGTTGCAGCGGTTTGCATACTCCACCGGGTCCTCGTTATCCAACGGCCGCCGGTTGTTCCGAATCCCGCCGGTCCCAATTGAAAACATGGTCACGGATGCCCCGCTCTTCAGCCTCTTCTGCAAAGGACTCTGCCCCACCTGCCCCACCAAAATCGCCTGCACATATACACCCGCCGATGCACacaattaaaaccctaaatccttAAATTTTGAGACTATGAATCATCGGAACGGTGACACTGAATCGAAATGCACCTTATAAATGCCGGCGTCGAGGCCGTTCTCGAGCGGGCGATCGTAGATGAAGCTTCTTCGAATGGGTTCATCGGACGGAGGCGGCGGTTGGGAGGCGTCGCCCGAGGTTGACTCTGCCTCCGACTTGAGAGGGTTGGACTCGTCCGAGTCGGAGCTGTCACTGCTGGAGGAGGAGGTGccggtggtggtggtagtggtggtgtAGAAGCGCATGGAGAGTAAAGTCCTGGAGTTTGCTTGCATAGAACGAGAGAGCGTCCTCGAGAGCCTAGCCATGGAAGAGGAAGCCATTTTTGGTGAGAGGAAAATGGTTACGGTGGTTACTTCCCTTTTGATTTTTGAGGGTTTTTGGTTGGGCAGCTTAAACCCTTTGGGACTTCGGAGGAAGGAAGATTTTGGGTTCTAGATTTAAGCCCAAATACCAAGTTTAATAATGGGCCTACTTTTGtacccaaataaaaaaaacaagaatggtccgGTCTGGGGATAATTTCCGTAAACACGGGTTTTTTTTAAACCCAATTATTGCTCGTCACTGAGTATATCCCTCATCACGTGATACTCAAGTGTTTCTCTATTCTCTTATCTGATAATGACATCACAGTATTATATCGTACGAGATTTGAGGATTGTATTCTCTATCAAGGGCTTCGGTTCCTCTTAATCGTTCTAGTGGGCAAAGGTAGGTTACAATAGTTGTTCAACGACTAAGCCCATCATGTATAGTTTGACTTGCCTAATCCTTCAAACCAATGcctttttttgttctttagtCCTCCACTtgcattagtttttcttttttacaaacAATAGTGCTAGTGGGTTCAATTGTTAAATGTTAGGGGGAGGGAGTCAGTAAAGATCAAACCTGCATTAGGGTGCATAAATACAATTGTTTTTTGCCACTGCAATAGAGCGTCATGGCCTCTACTCATACTAGATCATTCTCCATGTTGACTAAAAGAAAGTGCACGATGTTACATAATACATGTCAATTCCTTAAGCTCTGGATACCATGTTGGAATTTAGTGTTTGGTTATGTTTTTAGTTTCTGGATTtgcaaagaaattgaagaaggaaTAAAGGAATGAGGAAGAAAAACATTTCAGATAAGGGTGGACATAGTTTGGTTCAGTGCGGTTTTGAGTAAAaccaaaattgaaatcaaaactTTTTGCAGTTTGGTTCGGTGCAGTtttgaagcaaaaaaaaaccgaaatgaaaccaaaccgtttAGTTCAGTTCGGTGTGGTTTTAAAcgattttggttcggtttttaagaaaaaatatacaatttaaCATTTGCACCTATCTATGCATAAGATGGTTTCAAACGGTTTCAAACGGTTTCAAATAATGTTAGAGATGTGATGAGCCTTGGTGTTTAAAAAATTTCCTCTCTGTCCAATTGACTAAAGAATTCCTCTTCTGGTACTAGAGCTCCTACGTACGTACATTTTGGGTTGCAGAACATATGTCTACTCTGACCAAATATAGCCGGGTAGAGACCAGAAATTAAGATCCTTTACGTGTGGAATTTGGAATTCTATTTTTAACCACATTTATACACACTCACTATGAGGAGAATTAATCTTCTCACTCTTCTAGTTAATTTGATATTCTGACAGAGTTTTGAGAGAGAGACTGATGAGTGATGATATTCTAATGTGGTTAAGTTCATATTGAATGTATAGACTCtaacaaataacaaattaaaacatgACATCTAAAATTAAATGTTTATTAATATTTGTTGTGCGGTTTGGTTTTGGTGCggttttcaaaagccaaaattgaaaccaaactaTTTCCTACACTGTGATTCGGTTTCAAGACCACAACCGTTTCAAAACTGCAAAACCAAACTGTTTCGGTTTCAATTTTCAGTTCCAAGTGCCCACCCCCTATTTTCAGATATTTCTGTGTGTATTGCAAAAAGAAAGCGATCCAAATGCTCTTGCAGACCTCACATCAAAACATTCTCTTACATATTACACAATTTCCAATCCAAGCCATTCATACTAGGTCATCACTAATGGCATGACACTTGGCTATCATCTGAGACCTGTGAGTCATACAAAGATGGATTGAATCTAGACCGTACACTTTCTATTGGCTAAGTAGActatgcaacttaaatcaagTAAAACCGAAGACAATTATGTGGTAGCAACattttaatgaattaaaattagtACCAACTTCTAGGTTGAATTCCTAGAACATGACTAGGAAGCTTAAATCCAATATGTGACCCCTGAAGCTGCCAGCTTCCAATGATTGAGGTTCTTCCACCGGCGGCAAATGCAAGGCAGTACTTGTCGTCGCTCACAGCCATGACAACCTGACGAACGTCCAACTCCAACGGCGGATTCCTCACtgtaaacaaaaatttaacatGTAGAACGGTAAATGAGTTAAAGTCAGTTTCGAAATCTAATTGAAAACCAATCAACGtaactctaaaaaaaaaaaaaaaaaaaaaaaaaaaaaaaaaagatgactCTAACTATTTAACCTTGGGAAGGAGGTCAGTCCACTCGTAGACACCTTTCACATAAAAACAAGTGTCTAACTGATCTTCGCCGGGCGCTCGAGGCAAACCCTGAGCGTTGCGGATGAAGTAGTCCTTGAATATGTCATAGGCCTTCTCGGGAAACTTGGTGATTGTAGTCCCTGTGTCAATAGTCACACCCCCAACACCATCGGAATCAAATTCCCAGAATTCAGGGGGAATTGGAATTGCTTCCTCGTTCATTTCTATCCCACTGAACAACAAATAATAACGGTCCATTCTGATGTCCAGAATT
Coding sequences:
- the LOC137713109 gene encoding single-stranded DNA-binding protein, mitochondrial-like is translated as MASSSMARLSRTLSRSMQANSRTLLSMRFYTTTTTTTGTSSSSSDSSDSDESNPLKSEAESTSGDASQPPPPSDEPIRRSFIYDRPLENGLDAGIYKAILVGQVGQSPLQKRLKSGASVTMFSIGTGGIRNNRRPLDNEDPVEYANRCNVQWHRVCVYPDRLSMIAMKNAVPGSIIYVEGNLETKIFADPVSGLVRRVREISIRRNGRLVFLGKGDGAEQSPKWGLKGVGYY
- the LOC137713108 gene encoding peptidyl-prolyl cis-trans isomerase CYP26-2, chloroplastic; this translates as MLPSPKFLQSSRTSTQCLHLPTPSPPPPPPIPQLQGVSTSSSFPSIKQCSKVSRRELVIRSNSLLLLLLGSQSVEGLLPSKARAENLEDTNSNEQAAETSHTTASATCIDRSPTKRAFLDISIDGEPVGRIIIGLHEDDAPVGAARFGSLVSGAAGTSYRRKEFVKIMPNYVQHGGVRSFGVDAELAKKTGSNLEVDSLNEEWERLNEKCPGIKNKAGTVSIIVRDPLKPPPKIKLVARKGKLEIDQEEVGTAPNGTEFVITTKDSPELDASALVVGTVLEGKEVVERLGQVKTVQENTSSPYFRVAKLIGDKRAVVAERGFNRPYAKVIVTNCGLIK